In Theropithecus gelada isolate Dixy chromosome 13, Tgel_1.0, whole genome shotgun sequence, one DNA window encodes the following:
- the SLC30A6 gene encoding zinc transporter 6 isoform X3, with product MNPFVLIDLAGAFALCITYMLIEINNYFAVDTASAIAIALMTFGTMYPMSVYSGKVLLQTTPPHVIGQLDKLIREVSTLDGVLEVRNEHFWTLGFGSLAGSVHVRIRRDANEQMVLAHVTNRLYTLVSTLTVQIFKDDWIRPALLSGPVAANVLNFTDHHIIPMPLLKGADDLNPVTSTPAKPSSPPPEFSFNTPGKNVNPVILLNTQTRPYGFGLNHGHTPYSNMLNQGLGVPGIGATQGLRTGFTNIPSRYGTNNRIGQPRP from the exons ATGAATCCATTTGTTTTGATTGATCTTGCTGGAGCATTTGCTCTTTGCATTACATATATGCTCATTGAAATTAA taattATTTTGCCGTAGACACTGCCTCTGCTATAGCCATTGCCTTGATGACATTTGGCACTATGTATCCCATGAGTGTGTACAGTGGGAAAGTCTTACTCCAG ACAACACCACCGCATGTTATTGGTCAGTTGGACAAACTCATCAGAGAG GTATCTACCTTGGATGGAGTTTTAGAAGTCCGAAATGAACATTTTTGGACCCTAGGTTTTGGCTCATTG GCTGGATCAGTGCATGTAAGAATTCGACGAGATGCTAATGAACAAATGGTTCTTGCTCATGTGACCAACAGGCTGTACACTCTAGTGTCTACTCTGACTGTTCAAATTTTCAAGGATGACTGGATTAGGCCTGCCTTATTGTCTGGGCCTGTGGCAGCCAATGTCCTAAACTTTACAGATCATCACATAATCCCAATGCCTCTTTTAAAGGGTGCTGATGATTTGAACCCAGTTACATCAACTCCAGCTAAACCTAGTAGTCCACCTCCAGAATTTTCATTTAACACTCCTGGGAAAAATGTGAACCCAGTTATTCTTCTGAACACACAAACAAGGCCTTATGGTTTTGGTCTCAATCATGGACATACACCTTACAGCAACATGCTTAATCAAGGACTTGGAGTTCCAGGAATTGGAGCAACTCAAGGATTGAGGACTGGTTTTACAAATATACCAAGTAGATATGGAACTAATAATAGAATTGGACAACCAAGACCATGA